From Roseibium alexandrii DFL-11, the proteins below share one genomic window:
- a CDS encoding response regulator transcription factor: MFIIVDDREIVTSGYAAAFEREGYASLELLPGELPDWLETGCSQDLASVDAILIGECTERAGFITQIRSRCPEAQIVALEDTASLQGTLDLFSAGFDEVLKKPVHVREIIARFGVFRRRAMARDTSSEAGAIEVFFDGRDPTVGGQVMELPRRERRILEYLVKNKGRRVTKTQIFNAVYGVMNEGVDECVVESHISKLRKKLKRQLGFDAIESTRYIGYMLKDTASPKRLVSETPLPKSARQPVWAAVNKRELVLAVENVG, encoded by the coding sequence ATGTTTATTATCGTTGACGACAGAGAGATCGTCACAAGTGGCTATGCCGCTGCCTTTGAGAGGGAGGGGTACGCTTCCCTCGAATTGTTGCCTGGTGAATTGCCTGATTGGCTGGAAACAGGGTGCTCGCAAGATCTAGCTTCTGTTGATGCAATCTTGATTGGCGAATGTACTGAGAGGGCGGGTTTTATAACGCAGATCAGAAGTCGTTGCCCGGAAGCGCAAATTGTTGCCCTTGAAGACACTGCAAGCTTGCAAGGTACACTTGATCTTTTCTCAGCCGGTTTCGACGAGGTGTTGAAGAAACCAGTTCATGTTCGCGAGATCATTGCCCGGTTCGGTGTATTCCGCCGCCGCGCCATGGCGCGGGACACGTCCTCGGAGGCTGGTGCCATTGAGGTGTTTTTTGACGGTCGCGACCCGACTGTTGGCGGGCAGGTCATGGAGTTGCCGCGCCGTGAGCGTCGTATCCTTGAGTATCTTGTCAAAAACAAGGGCCGCAGGGTTACCAAAACGCAGATCTTTAATGCAGTTTATGGTGTTATGAACGAAGGCGTAGACGAGTGTGTGGTCGAGAGCCATATCTCCAAGCTTCGCAAAAAGCTGAAACGGCAGCTTGGTTTTGATGCCATCGAATCCACCCGATATATCGGGTACATGTTGAAAGACACAGCGTCTCCAAAACGTCTCGTCAGCGAAACGCCTTTGCCGAAATCTGCTCGTCAGCCAGTTTGGGCGGCGGTTAACAAGCGGGAATTGGTTCTTGCGGTCGAGAATGTTGGATAG
- a CDS encoding sensor histidine kinase, producing the protein MSSSASTSLPFAASEMGRNSLSRTFIVYTLGLFAVLGIIFIGILTKITWDASHARAIRVTEAFFQATKRPFERAIWTVNADATLQLIRGLESLDVVEKVWVETPDTGNFGDPLADDRRQSALSYTLNSPSTILHKDMIGQVFIMIDRNSISYEIISTVGLIVTAIIAYLLVLAFVIRSIFHRLIGLPLSEIVAYLSTPRLIEDPPTEALMPGRADEIGILASSLQSMVQRRHLDLQKIQEYQTNLEELVTHRTEQLKLVQEELIQADNLAALGSLVAGVSHELNTPLGNALMAATTIKDSATHLDDELERQTLSKEALENEVARISETASIIEKTLARARELVGNFRQVAVDRQSEKKRAFNFDHIIRETIATLQPTLQKTPFKLELDLDGDQVIDSYPGAVSQLVSNFVENAVKHAYEGKEHGTIRLSSSIENRSKGAGAAGRTIVFKCRDDGVGIPDKNLKKVFEPFFTTKFGKGGSGLGMAICYQLATEALNGTISVSSKVGHGTEFTVEIPVTEPQKKKAHITTTTKVH; encoded by the coding sequence TTGAGTTCGAGTGCCAGTACGTCTTTGCCGTTCGCGGCATCAGAGATGGGTCGGAACAGCCTGTCGCGAACTTTTATTGTTTATACGCTCGGTTTGTTTGCTGTTCTTGGCATAATTTTCATTGGTATCCTGACCAAGATCACATGGGATGCATCGCACGCTCGCGCCATTCGAGTGACGGAAGCATTTTTTCAGGCGACAAAACGCCCTTTTGAGCGCGCGATTTGGACAGTCAACGCGGATGCAACTCTGCAGTTGATTCGTGGTCTTGAAAGTTTGGACGTGGTCGAAAAGGTTTGGGTTGAAACCCCGGATACGGGCAATTTCGGAGATCCACTCGCCGACGACCGGCGGCAATCAGCGCTTAGTTACACACTGAACTCGCCAAGCACGATCCTCCACAAGGATATGATCGGTCAGGTCTTTATCATGATCGACCGGAATTCCATTTCGTACGAGATTATCTCGACGGTTGGGCTCATCGTGACCGCGATCATCGCCTATTTGCTCGTTTTGGCGTTTGTGATCCGAAGTATTTTCCATAGGCTAATCGGACTGCCTCTTTCCGAGATTGTTGCATATCTTTCAACGCCGAGATTGATTGAGGATCCGCCGACAGAAGCCTTGATGCCGGGCCGGGCGGACGAGATTGGGATTCTGGCGTCCAGCCTGCAGTCTATGGTGCAGCGGCGCCACTTGGATCTGCAGAAAATCCAAGAGTACCAAACCAATCTTGAGGAGCTGGTCACACATCGGACCGAACAGCTAAAGTTGGTTCAGGAAGAGCTCATTCAGGCAGACAATCTGGCCGCGCTCGGGTCCTTGGTTGCCGGTGTTTCGCATGAACTCAACACGCCGTTGGGCAATGCTTTGATGGCGGCCACAACCATCAAGGATTCGGCAACACATCTTGATGACGAACTCGAGCGCCAAACTTTGAGCAAAGAAGCGCTGGAAAATGAGGTTGCGCGGATATCTGAAACCGCGAGTATCATTGAGAAAACTTTGGCGCGTGCCCGCGAGCTGGTCGGGAATTTCCGGCAAGTTGCCGTTGATCGGCAAAGTGAGAAGAAGCGGGCCTTCAACTTTGATCACATCATCCGTGAGACGATCGCAACCTTGCAGCCAACACTTCAGAAAACGCCATTCAAACTGGAGCTAGATCTTGATGGCGATCAGGTCATTGACAGCTATCCAGGCGCTGTTAGTCAGCTCGTCTCCAACTTTGTCGAGAATGCGGTGAAGCACGCCTACGAGGGTAAGGAACACGGAACTATCCGGCTGTCGTCAAGTATAGAAAATCGAAGCAAGGGAGCCGGCGCTGCTGGCCGAACAATCGTGTTCAAGTGCCGCGACGATGGCGTCGGGATACCCGACAAGAATTTGAAGAAAGTGTTTGAACCGTTTTTTACAACGAAATTCGGTAAAGGGGGATCCGGGCTCGGTATGGCCATTTGTTATCAGCTTGCAACCGAAGCTTTGAATGGCACAATCTCCGTGTCATCCAAGGTTGGACATGGTACTGAGTTTACTGTTGAGATCCCGGTTACGGAACCGCAGAAGAAAAAGGCACACATAACAACAACGACGAAGGTGCATTGA
- a CDS encoding bifunctional diguanylate cyclase/phosphodiesterase yields MVMDFLAPSEPKTGEELEKPWKVLIVDDDPDVHEVTRIAVSGCRFENRPFQLLHALSAHEAKQILQEHDDIPVALVDVVMESDTAGLGLVSWIRKDLGNRFTRLILRTGQPGYAPQTDVIMKFDIDGYAEKAELSRTKLITAIVTALRGYKLVMSIETNRKKLKDLNAHFAEIVQQNALSEFAAAVLEQFTALIGKPIDCLLCGYETLPEYAGSEKIGVRVLSARGIHEDKVDLPLDVISSSDIRHAVSQCIESQEMCANADGVALPLVTRNGMSGALYLGTTYEELEELVGSEVVQLFVSNAALGYEKTGLLEHIRNLAYVDRMTGLSTFSGFLEAFYRNTLTASKLLVVHADIQRFRVIVDGIGDEKASGVLRKTGHRLSRTFPDALSIARKERDEFLILLKGNSDDDVQDVVARVEEAFQEPIRLDDTQLTLRPRLGFAMSSDPSNAAEDIARQASIALNDVRQNANSSYAVFNPLMQEAAFERLRLASLLTGGQEQTEFSVHYQPIMSAKDEGIASFEALMRFRTPGGAFLNTASMIEAAETSGLITEIGAWMFRTSFSEFSNFQGISDQVRLNVNLSPRQVHASRIYKDIEDAATNAELSLNRLVFEVTEGLFLSNDQVTLDLLTWLRKRGATVVIDDFGTGYSSLSYLRKLPVDGIKIDRSFIMHMDQDPDALAVVKSLLAVAKALDLSVTAEGVETVAQRKIMQDLNCSYLQGYLYSKPLSAADLTDFINKAVEPGVAFG; encoded by the coding sequence ATGGTGATGGATTTTCTGGCGCCTTCTGAGCCTAAAACCGGCGAGGAGCTTGAAAAGCCCTGGAAGGTTCTGATTGTTGACGACGATCCGGACGTGCACGAAGTCACACGGATAGCAGTGTCGGGATGCCGGTTCGAAAACCGTCCGTTCCAGCTGTTGCACGCATTGTCCGCACACGAAGCCAAGCAGATCCTTCAGGAACACGATGACATTCCGGTTGCGCTTGTCGACGTTGTTATGGAGAGCGATACAGCCGGGCTTGGTCTGGTCAGCTGGATTCGCAAGGATCTCGGTAATCGTTTCACCAGATTGATCCTGAGAACCGGCCAGCCGGGATATGCGCCCCAAACCGATGTCATCATGAAATTCGACATCGACGGATATGCCGAAAAAGCTGAATTGTCGCGCACCAAACTCATCACCGCGATCGTCACCGCGTTGCGGGGTTACAAGCTGGTGATGTCAATTGAAACCAACCGCAAGAAGCTCAAGGATTTGAACGCGCATTTTGCGGAGATCGTTCAGCAAAATGCGCTTAGTGAATTCGCGGCGGCGGTACTGGAGCAATTTACAGCGTTGATCGGCAAGCCGATCGATTGTCTTTTGTGCGGCTACGAGACCTTACCGGAATATGCCGGGTCAGAAAAAATCGGCGTCCGTGTGTTGTCCGCCCGAGGCATCCATGAAGACAAGGTTGACTTACCGCTGGATGTGATTAGCAGCAGCGATATCCGTCATGCTGTGTCTCAGTGTATCGAGTCACAAGAAATGTGCGCAAACGCAGACGGCGTTGCACTGCCATTGGTCACCCGCAACGGTATGTCAGGCGCTCTTTATCTTGGAACCACTTACGAGGAACTTGAAGAACTTGTCGGTTCCGAAGTGGTACAGCTCTTTGTATCGAATGCTGCCCTTGGTTATGAGAAAACCGGATTGTTGGAGCACATCCGAAATCTCGCTTATGTGGACCGGATGACGGGTCTGTCGACGTTTTCCGGTTTTTTGGAAGCTTTTTACAGGAACACCCTTACAGCTTCCAAATTGCTGGTCGTGCACGCGGATATCCAGCGGTTCCGGGTCATTGTTGACGGCATCGGTGATGAAAAGGCCTCCGGTGTCCTGAGAAAAACCGGCCACCGTTTGTCGCGGACGTTCCCGGATGCCTTGTCGATTGCACGCAAGGAACGGGATGAGTTTTTGATCCTCCTGAAGGGCAACAGTGATGACGATGTTCAGGACGTCGTTGCCCGCGTAGAAGAGGCGTTTCAGGAACCCATCCGGTTGGACGACACACAACTGACACTGCGTCCACGTCTTGGTTTCGCGATGTCGTCTGATCCGTCCAATGCGGCTGAAGACATTGCACGTCAGGCTTCCATTGCGCTCAACGACGTGCGGCAGAATGCTAACAGCAGCTACGCTGTGTTCAATCCTTTGATGCAGGAAGCGGCATTTGAACGGCTTCGTCTTGCTTCTTTGTTGACAGGTGGTCAGGAGCAGACGGAGTTTTCCGTTCACTACCAACCGATCATGTCGGCCAAGGACGAGGGCATCGCCTCCTTTGAGGCCTTGATGCGGTTCCGTACACCAGGCGGCGCATTCCTGAACACCGCCAGCATGATTGAAGCGGCGGAGACCAGCGGGTTGATTACGGAGATCGGTGCCTGGATGTTCCGGACGTCTTTCTCGGAATTCAGCAACTTTCAGGGCATCTCTGATCAGGTTCGTTTGAACGTGAATCTGTCACCCCGCCAGGTACATGCCAGCCGAATCTATAAGGACATCGAGGACGCTGCGACCAACGCTGAGCTTTCTCTAAACCGGCTTGTGTTCGAGGTCACAGAAGGCTTGTTCCTCAGCAATGATCAGGTTACCCTTGATCTTTTGACGTGGCTTCGCAAACGCGGGGCAACCGTCGTCATAGATGATTTCGGAACCGGATATTCTTCGTTGAGTTATCTGCGTAAACTTCCGGTGGACGGTATCAAGATTGACCGCAGCTTTATCATGCACATGGATCAGGATCCCGATGCGCTTGCTGTTGTGAAGTCGCTTCTGGCTGTTGCAAAGGCGCTTGATCTTAGCGTGACCGCTGAGGGTGTTGAGACCGTTGCGCAACGGAAAATAATGCAGGATCTCAACTGCAGTTACCTGCAGGGCTATCTCTACTCCAAGCCCCTCAGCGCGGCGGACCTGACGGACTTTATCAACAAGGCCGTGGAGCCCGGCGTCGCTTTTGGTTGA